The following DNA comes from Ignavibacteria bacterium.
ACAAGTGCTATATCCTGCTGGTTCTTCGCCAGCTCCTGCAGGTTTCCAGCCAGCAAAAAGCCGCCATCGGGAGTATTTAACACCTTTTGGAAATTCGAAACTCCCTGGCCATTTCCGCCGAAAGTTCTTGTCCAGTATACAAAACCATCCTGGTTATCAATATTGAAAACCATAGCGTTTTCAAAGGCTAAGCCGAATGAGCTTGTTGAGCCGCAAACAATATATCCGTTTGAAGTGTTCTGCAGGTCTTTAATATTATCAAACCCTGCCCCGCCGTATGTTTTGCTCCATATAAGCACCCCATCGCCGTACAGCTTAAGAATATATGCATCGCCGCCTGTACCGTATGAAAATGTATAGCCACCGATAATATAGCCGCCCTGCGGCGTGGTTTTAATTGAATTTCCGTAATCGTTTTCAGGGCCGCCATATGCGCGTGCCCACATCAGGCCGCCGGATTGATATATCTTTAAAGAGAAAATATCATAATTGCCTATGCTGAATGAATTGGAATATCCTGTTAAAATATATCCGCCGTCACCGGTCTGTATAATGTTGTTTGAATAATCTTCGTTCCACCATCTGTAGAGCTTGCTCCACTCAATGACCCCGGCCTGATTAATTTTCATGGCAAACGGGTCAAAAGTTCCGCTGAATGATGATGTTGTGCCGCTGATAATAAAGCTGCCGTCTGAGGTTTTTTCTATTGAAGTAGCCTGGTCGTTACCTGAGCCGCCGTATAGATTTGACCATACAATGTTGCCTGAACCGTCAAGCTTCATTATGAATATATCATTATCGCCAAAAGCGCCTGAAATTGTATAACCGCATAAGATCACACCGCCGTCACTAGTCTGGCGTGAACCGGTGATAAGATCTGAGAGCTGCGAACCGAATGTTTTTGAGAAAATTTTTGTAGTATCAAGTACCACCGGCGGGTCAATAGGAGTAATTATTTCTTCGCCCTGCTTACAGGCTGAAAAATATATTGCCGAAAATGTAAAAAATATGATTAAGATGCGAAGCTGTAAGTTTCTTAACATAAAAAGATTAAATTATTTTACTTATAGTTTTAAATTAAGCGCAGTATATACTGAAGTATCACTGTAGAAGACCAGTATAAGAACGCTATAAATGAAACAACAAGCGAAAATATGACCAGAATAGTGGATAAAACAAATACCGTGAATGCGGTGTAATAAAAAATCCTGAAGAACCTCTCCATAAATCCTAAAAATTTTGATTAAAATAACCATAATTGCAGGTTATTGCAAGTCTTATTAAACCTTAATGAAACGATTTCGATTGGTTTGACGTTTAATTAACAAAGAAATAACCGTTCTGTAACTATATATTTATTTAAAGTTAAGTGTAATTAAATGGAGCTAAATTATTGGATTACTTGATTTTTAACTTGCTTTTTAATTATATTTGTAACATTAGGAGATGAGGAGACTAGAAATTTAAGTTACCGTATCCAGAAAAAGGTTATATTAATAAACTAATAGTCCGAAAGGACGGGAGGGCATAAATGAAGCCGACAGTTAAGTCAAAGACCGATAATCCGTTAAGCGAGCTGATTGACGATGAGACATATAATAATTTGAAAAAATACAAATTATTGGATGAAAAAGCTATCCGTGACTATAAGATCCGCCAGATGTACAAAGATATGAGAAGAGAAATGAGTGCTGGCGAAGCTATAGATAAAATACAAGAGATGTTCCCCTATCTTCAGTTTGATACAATAAGAAAGATAGTTTACCAGGTTTCAAAGAAGTAAAATCTGCACATATTCTGATAAAATGGCTTATAAAGGGAAAAAGAATTGGAAGAACCCGTAATTAAAGCCTCACGAAAAAACTCTTCAAAAAGATCAAATCCATTTGAAATACCTGTTAACCAGGACTTAGTTAAGGTCCTGGTTAACTTTATACACAGTGAAACAACACGCTTCGGGCTGAAAAAAGTTGTATTAGGCTTAAGCGGCGGAATTGATTCCACTGTTGCCGCATATTTAGCAGCGTTAGCACTTGGTCCAAAAAATGTGCTTGGTGTTATGATGCCCTACAAAACCTCAAGCGCTGATAGCGTAAGCGATGCCCTTTCAGTTGTAAAAGACCTCAAAATTAAAAGCATGCTGATTAACCTTACGGGCGCAGTTGATTCGCTTGCTGAAAATGATCCGGATATACTGAAAAATAAGGTAAGGTTCGGGAATATCATGGCAAGAATGAGAATGATATGCCTGTATGACCAGTCAAACGAAAAAAATGCCCTTGTGCTTGGCACGGGGAATAAGACTGAAATTCTGCTGGGATATTCAACATTGTATGGCGATAGCGCAAGCGCGATAAATCCATTAGGCGATCTTTACAAAACCCAGGTTTGGCAATTGGCAGAGCTTCTTAAATGTCCCAAACAAATTATCAAGAAGAAGCCTTCGGCTGACCTGTGGAGCGGGCAGACCGATGAAGGGGAGCTTGGCTTCACCTACCGCGAAGCTGATGAGCTGCTCTATTACATGATAGACCAGCGTTATAGTGATGAGGAGCTTACCGATCTTGGCTTTAAGCTGCAATTCATAAAAACCCTGCGCGGCAAGATAAGGTTTAACCAGTTCAAACGCGTACCGCCGATAATTGCAAAGGTCTCAAACCGCACTGTTAATGTCGATTTCAGGTATAACAGGGATTGGGGAAGTTAGCAGTTACAGGCAGCAGGCTAGCCTTACTGAGCAGAGCGAAGGAAGGTTACAGGCTGCAAGTTTCAGGTTATAAGTTGCAGGTTAAAGCAGAGGCGCAGGTAATGCGTCTTTTTTTATGCTGAGGATCAAAACAAAATTTCACGACTAAGGCACTAAGGGCAGAAAGTATATTCCCTTCTTGAGAGGGGTGTCCGGCACTTGGCGGACGGGGTGTGTTAAACTAACATTACAACCATTAAAGCAACCACACGCAAATTTTATATTTTATCACTCTCTTTAAAACAGTTAACCACGAATTGCACAAATTACACGAAACGAGAGACTTGTCAGTTCGAACCGATTTCGATGCCACCAAAGCTGGTTAAAGCCAAAAAGAAGCTCTATAAAACCGCCCGAGTCGTTACAGCAAGCAGGTGTTTACTACAGAGCTGAGTCGTTAAGGGTTTTTATTTCACTTATACAAAAATTCATCGCCCCCATGTTTGAGGAGAAGCGGAAAGAGAAGAATAAAAGCAGTTGACTAGAAACCAATCCTAAATGGAGTAATAGCTTTGCATAATTAGATATATTATTTTAATACATTTAAATCAGTTGAAATTTTAAACACCCCTTGCTGAAATACTTCCTTAATAGGACCTTTTGTAAAATTGTTTATGTAACCAACATTGATATTAACTTTATCTTCAATGTAAAGCCCCAGCCTAATACCAAAAGAGGCACTTAAGAATGAATTATCGTTTAGTTGATTAAATACTTCTTTTAAGTTATTTCCAACAACGGCATTTGCACTAAAATTTAGATTAATCCAAAATACACCTGATTTTTCAGGGTTGAAACCATCTGCTGCTTCCCAAGCTCCGGTTTGAAAGAAAAAATCCAATGTACCAGCAAAATTAAAAAACTCTCTTGAAATTCTATTCACTGTATCTGTTCCAGAAACATATTTTGCAATTATTGAGCTCTTAAGATTAAGTTTGGTTAAAGATAATTTGTTATTCTTTCCAATTAGCTTGTGATCGTGTTGTATGTAGAGATTAATTAATCCACCAATTGGATTTAATAACTCAGCAGCTGTCTTTTCATGATTTAAATCATCTTTCAAATTAAATGGTGACCCAATAAATAAAAAAATTGGTATCTTAAATCCTTTCGGTTCACCAACGTTAACCTTTAAAAGTTGCAGATTTGGCAAAAAATTACTAACATCTTTTACAATAGAGAATGAAGTTTTCTCCAAAAACTGAACATTTCCTTTATCTTTCAACATTAGATACTTGTCCCTGGTTTTATCCAACGTATTGACATTTTCTTTTAATTCTATAATTTCGATTTCTATGTCTTTTTTTTCTCTTTTCTTTCTTTTTAAAATAAGTTCCTTATCTATTTCAGATAGATTAGTGTCAATTTCTATCTTTTTAATTTGTTGATTAATTCCATCCAATTCTTTTAATTTTTTACTGAGTTTGTCTTCTGTTTCGTTAAGTTTATCAGTGATAAGGTCGGGTTTTGAAATGTAATCAATATTTATCACTTGACTAACGCTACAATGAACAAAAAATAACATACATAAAATTGTTGTTTTTCTTTTCATAACACCTAACAGTTAAATTTATACTTTCACCCGACTATCCCTCCGGGTGGTTGAGGGATTTAATTTTGATTTTTGCAATGATTAATGATTTCTTTATAAACTTCTTCATTTATGTTATATAGCTTATGCATAACATTATTTGCCCAAATATATATTTGATAATTTGATCCTTCAGCATGAAGTCTTATTTCTTTAATCTCACCAATTCTTAAGTGCGTGATCTCAAATGCGGTATTTTGTTGATTTGTTCGCTTAAGCTTAATATATTTTTCGGTAAGTTCATATTTATCCCATAAAATTTCTTGTACTTCTTCACCCATTAACATTAACTTGACAAAGGAATCATGTGAACCTGAGCTATACAATGTTATTCTGCGAAATCCTATGTTTTCCTCTGTGGTTGTGAAATAAATTTGAGTGAACTTCCCTTCATCATCAACAACTATTTGGTTTATTTTTGTTTTATTTATTAATAGAAAATAATTACCCTGGTTTAAATATGCAGGATCATATAAATAAATATAATCTTCGTAAATTTCTACGTTTTTAAATCCCCAAGTATTATTGGGCTGATTCTCGTTTCGTGAATCAAAGCCTTTTTTCTGATAGCATTCACCATATCTTCCTTTTACCTTAACAAAATCTTCTTGTGAAAATAAACCTGTATGAGAAAAAACGATATACCCCAAAATTAAAATTATTGCTTTCTTCATTTTTGTTATCTTAATTCTTCACCCGACCATCCCTCCGGGTGTTTGAGGGTTTGTTTGTTTATCAATTTGCTCTTAGCGACTCCGCGACTCTGCGGTTATTTCTTTTTGCTTTTTCGCTACATCCCTCGACGGGCTCGGGATGAGGAGATTTAACTCCGTGTCTCTGTGCCTCTGTGTTAGTCTAAAAAACCTCACCCCTCCCGCGTTAAGAGAGGGGGAGAAATTGCCGGGCTTTAAAATTGCCGCAGGCTTTATCACGCGTGCAAGAGTGAAATCTTTTTCAAGTAGCAATGAACAATTAATGATGGTTATCGATTTCCTGCAACCTGCAACCTGAAACATGTAACCTGCTACCTGCAAATTGTAACCTGCAACATGAAACCTTATACTCAATTTTCGAATATATAAAGAAGCTCTTTGCCGAAAACTAAATACTGGGCTGAAAAATCATTTGCTGCATCTGCATACTCCGCAAGACAAAGATTCACAGCGCCAAATGAACACAAAAGATATTTTGCTTCATCCCTGGGAATGCCTGCATTCATTGCTTCGCCAAGCAGCTTTTTCAGCTCACCCGGCAGCTCCTTCCATCTGCGTTCTTCGCGCTTAAGCTGTTTTTGCCCCAGCATTTTATAAATTACTTCAAACAATTTTTCTGATTGATTGCTCAATATTCCGTACATTTTATGTTATGCGAGTATAATAAATCATTTCCGCACTTTGCAAAGACCCCAAATGCACTATGTGAATACCGTTTTTAGGGGAAAATGCTGATTTCTGCTTATAAATAATGATTTTAAGCAAACATGTGAATTTTTTTTACATAAGATTTTTTTTATTTAACCCCGAACTTTATGAAAAACTTAAAATTTGGAACAAATGTACGGTTTTGGGTGTATTGGAAATAAGATGTTCTTACATCTGCGAACCCTGAAAGGGTTCGACTACGGGAGATTTGGAAAAATGAATGTAGTCGAGCCCTTTCAGGGCTCGTTTGAAATAAAGGGGTTTTGATTATTTGTGACCCCCTCCAACTCCCCCTCTAAGGGGGAGGGTTATTAATTTCATTGAAAATCCGTAAATTTTAAACTATATTACAAGTTCGTATGATAAATAAAAACCTCGTTGTAATTGCGGTTATATTCACAATAATTGCAGGTTCTATTACTTTTTCACAGGGTAAATATGAAGCTTCAACTGTATTAAAGGAAAAATTCACCGATAAAAACGGCAATGCTTTAACCGGTAAAGGCGTGATAATTGGCGATGTTGATTCAGGTATTGATGTTTTCCACCCTATGTTCTTTTTTGCTGATGGCGGAGAGTTCAGTTTTACTGATGTGAACGGTGACGGTGTTTTGACTTTAGGTGAAGATGGCGTTGATCTGGATGGTAACGGCACTATTGAAAGCAAAGAGATCATCCGCTACCAGGAGATCCGTGATAACACATGGGGAATGTTAGGCTCAATTGGTCAGCAGTCAGGCAAATATAACCCCGAATTCGATTTTTTATATGTTGATGTAAACGGAAACAAGAAACGTGATTTCGGTCCTGCTGCGGGATTCACAGAAAACGATCCCACATACGGCGAACAGTTCTTTATTTCTATAGATGGCAACAAAAACGGCAAGATAGAAGCCGGCGAAAAGATCATTGGATTAAAAACCTCAAAGATACGTTCTGTTAGACAGCGTGATGATGTTATAAGAAGGCGCGGTGTTGATCTTATCATGACAGAAGAAGATAAGAATGGCCACGGAACAGGCGTTGCCGGATTGATAATCGGCGGTCATTACGGTGTACAAAAGATTCACGGCATAGCACCTGATGCTGAAATGGTTTTTTCAAGTATCCGCTATGATTACACTCCCCGCTTTGTACGCAACTTTCCGGATCTGTTTGGATTTTTGCGCGATGAAAAAGTTAATATACTTTTGATTGAAGATGGCGAGTGGATGTGGGAATTTATGGACGGATCCTCACCTGAAGAAGAGATACTTAATCAGATGGCGCGCGACGGCGTAACAATTATAGGCGGCGCAGGCAATATGTCAGGCGGCAATATGGTTCTGATAGATAAGCTTAAAACAGGTAAAAGTGTTACATATACAGCAAGCTGTTCAGGCAAGCCTGATGAAGATGTAAAGAAAAATGACGGGGTGTTCTTCAGCTTTTTATGGCGTGACCCTGAGAGTAAAATTAAGTTTGAAGTTGAAACTCCCGACGGCAAATCAACAGGTGAGCTTTCAGAAGGCAGCGGCATATTAAAGACCGGTCAATACAAAATATTCTACAGCCGCGAAGTCTCACCAAAAGGCACGGTAATGATGAAATTCGGGGCATCTACCCAGGATTCAGATATAGTGCGCGGGAAGTTTAAGATTAAAGTAACAAGCGATAAAGACCAGGAGCTCCGCGGATACGTTGTTGATGTAACACAGTCATGGAGCGGTAATGCAAGGTGGATTAACTCCCCTGCAATCACCGATGAATCAAACATCTGCTTCCCTTCAACAGCGGATAGCTGCATGGCAATAGGGGCATATGTGTTCAATATGGGCTGGATGGATGAAGTTGGAGCGCTTGCAAGCTACTCGAGCAAAGGATATAACATAACAGGCAAGCTTGGTGTTGATATAACGGGACCTGGACACTCGACTTTCAGCACAGAAAAGAACAATACATACCAGATCTTCAGCGGAACAAGCTCCGCAGCACCCCATGTAGTCGGCGCGGCAGCTTTGCTGCTTCAGTATGATCCCGCATTGACACATGAAAAAATAAGGATGATACTGCTGAACTCCGCAAGGAAAGATAATTTCACCGGCAGTGTGCCAAATGCTGAATGGGGTTACGGTAAGCTTGATATTGAAGGCGCAATAAAATATTTAATGAATTCAGGGAATTAAAACGGCAAACGTGAAACGGTAAATGTGAAAAGTAAAAAAATACAATCATAAAATAAAAATCAAAGATAATAACTAACAATAACACTTTAAATTAACAGATGAGAAAAAACAAAAGAGAAGAGCAGAGTCAATACAAGACAATGCAGATGAACCAGAAGCAGCAGCAACAGAGGAGAAAAAAAGTTGATCCTCTGAAGACCAGAGGTATCAAATATATCGATTACAAGGATACCCGCCTGCTTGCCAGATTCGTTAACGAACAGGGCAAAATCCTTCCTTCAAGAATTACGGGAATAAGCGCAAAAATGCAGAGACAGATGACAATGGCTATTAAAAGAGCCCGTCAGCTTGCATTGATGCCTTTCGTAAGTGAAGAATTCAGACCGTAAGGAATTTTGCTCATTTGAATCAGGTTTTATTAAGGCAGCCAATTTAGCTGCCTTTTTTTATGTGAAGAGTATTACCCGAGAAGGCAGAATGCTATTGAGTAGCCCCGCCCTTCAGGGCGGGGGTTGAAATGCTCCCCTATTCCGGGACTTTAGTCCCAAAAAAATTACGCACTGACACAGTCAGCGAACTCAACGTTAGGTAAAGGTATTGTTTCCCAAACCGGAGTTTGGGAAACAGGAAAATTCATATCCTCTTTGTTCGAATTTTCATCCCTTATAAATTATCATAATTAATGTTAATTTGCCGTATATGATACTAAAAAACACGATCAAGCTTTTTATATTCCTGTTATTATTTACAGGAATTCACTTAACATACAGCCAGAGTGAATTTGTAATCGGTGAGTTCACTGTTTCAAAAATCCTCGATGGTGATACTTTCAGGTTTGAAGGTCTCGATAAATCGACCAGGCTTATGGGTATTGATACTGAGGAAACATTCAAGGATTCAGATGCTGAGCTGAAGGTCAATGATATCGCTTCATACTGGGCTGAATATTACGCGCATAAAAAGGATTCTTCAAGCAAGCCTGCAAAGATAGAATCGCCCTTTGGCTACCAAACCTGGCAGTGGACAAAAGAACTGTTTAAGGATGTGGTAAAAGTTAGGCTTGAAGTTGATGACTATAAGCGAGTTATTGATATGTTCAACCGTTACTTAGTGTATATTATCGCAATCAAAGAAGACGGCACAGAGTTCAACTACAACATTGAGTGTGTTAAGCTGGGATACTCGCCTTATTTCAGCAAATACGGCTATGTTGCAAGATTTGATAAGGAGTTCAAAGCAGCGCAGAAATACGCGCAGGATAAAAAACTGGGCATATGGAGCGGTAAGGAGCTTTGCTACCCTGATTACACTGAAAGGCTGCTGTGGTGGGATAAGCGCGGCGACCAGATAAGAAAATTTGAAACCGAATACGCAGGCAAACCCGGATACTACAGCATGCTTGACCAAAGTGATTTCAATAAGCTGGCATCTCACATGGGTGATACAGTTACAATTTTCGGGAATATTTCCAGGGTAATTACTGATAATAACCCCTACATTGCTAAGCTAGAAATAAATGAATATGATACCATAGATCTTGTATTCTTTAAACAGCACATGGATCTTGTAAAAGAGCTTAAGCTTGATGACCCTGTAGGATACTATATTTACGCAAAAGGAAAATTGACAGAATACAAAGGCAAAAAACAGATAATAATAGAAGATAAAAGCCAGATCTGGGAAGAGTAAAAAGCTCACAAATTGATTTTTAAAAATTAATTGACCCCACCCCCAAACGCACCAAAGGTACGTTTACCCCCTCCCCAAAGGAGAGGGGGATAAAACAAAAAGAATATATGTTCATAGATACACATGCGCATTTAAACTATCCTGATATTGTAAAGAATATTGATGATGTCCTCTCGCGTGCTGAAGATGTGGGAGTGGAATCGATCATAGTTCCTGCAACTACTTACAAAACTTCCATTGAAATTATTGAGCTTGTTCAAAAGCATAAAATGCTTTATGCCGCTGTTGGTATTCACCCCACAGATCTTAAAGATTTTGAAGAATCGCATTTACCTAAGATTGAAGAGCTTGCGAAGGAACACAAAGTAGCGGCAATTGGCGAAATAGGACTGGATTATTACTGGGAGCCTTACGACAGAGAGCTTGAAATAATGGTGCTTACCGAACAGCTTAGAATTGCTAAAAGAAGCAGCCTGCCGGTTATTTTGCATAACCGTAAATCCACTGATGACCTTATGCGTATTGTAAAGGAAGAATGGGATGGAGGCAAGCTCAGAGGTCAATTCCATTCATTCAGCGCGGGATTGGATGAAGCTAAGGAGTGTATCAGTATGGGTTTTTACATTTCCTTCACAGGCAATATAACATACAAGCCCAATGAAAGCACTTATACAGCATATGAGATAGTAAAAAATACCGCAGCCGAACACATACTGCTTGAAACCGATACTCCCTACCTGCCGCCCGTTCCCTACCGCGGCAAACAAAATGAACCTGCGTATGTGAAACATACTGCTTTAAAAATTGCTGAGCTAAAAGGCATGGGTATAGAGGAAGTAGGCAAAATAACTACAGAAAATGCAAAACGTCTGTATGGAATTTAATGACTGACAATCTTTAAAAGCATTTAAGGTTTCCCAAACTGGAGTTTGTGAAACAGGATGTATCTCAAATTTTTAACTAATCCCTAATAATCTTAATCATAAAAAAATATTATTAACATCAAATTAATA
Coding sequences within:
- a CDS encoding NAD+ synthase; its protein translation is MPVNQDLVKVLVNFIHSETTRFGLKKVVLGLSGGIDSTVAAYLAALALGPKNVLGVMMPYKTSSADSVSDALSVVKDLKIKSMLINLTGAVDSLAENDPDILKNKVRFGNIMARMRMICLYDQSNEKNALVLGTGNKTEILLGYSTLYGDSASAINPLGDLYKTQVWQLAELLKCPKQIIKKKPSADLWSGQTDEGELGFTYREADELLYYMIDQRYSDEELTDLGFKLQFIKTLRGKIRFNQFKRVPPIIAKVSNRTVNVDFRYNRDWGS
- a CDS encoding S8 family serine peptidase yields the protein MINKNLVVIAVIFTIIAGSITFSQGKYEASTVLKEKFTDKNGNALTGKGVIIGDVDSGIDVFHPMFFFADGGEFSFTDVNGDGVLTLGEDGVDLDGNGTIESKEIIRYQEIRDNTWGMLGSIGQQSGKYNPEFDFLYVDVNGNKKRDFGPAAGFTENDPTYGEQFFISIDGNKNGKIEAGEKIIGLKTSKIRSVRQRDDVIRRRGVDLIMTEEDKNGHGTGVAGLIIGGHYGVQKIHGIAPDAEMVFSSIRYDYTPRFVRNFPDLFGFLRDEKVNILLIEDGEWMWEFMDGSSPEEEILNQMARDGVTIIGGAGNMSGGNMVLIDKLKTGKSVTYTASCSGKPDEDVKKNDGVFFSFLWRDPESKIKFEVETPDGKSTGELSEGSGILKTGQYKIFYSREVSPKGTVMMKFGASTQDSDIVRGKFKIKVTSDKDQELRGYVVDVTQSWSGNARWINSPAITDESNICFPSTADSCMAIGAYVFNMGWMDEVGALASYSSKGYNITGKLGVDITGPGHSTFSTEKNNTYQIFSGTSSAAPHVVGAAALLLQYDPALTHEKIRMILLNSARKDNFTGSVPNAEWGYGKLDIEGAIKYLMNSGN
- a CDS encoding 30S ribosomal protein S18; the encoded protein is MNQKQQQQRRKKVDPLKTRGIKYIDYKDTRLLARFVNEQGKILPSRITGISAKMQRQMTMAIKRARQLALMPFVSEEFRP
- a CDS encoding thermonuclease family protein; its protein translation is MILKNTIKLFIFLLLFTGIHLTYSQSEFVIGEFTVSKILDGDTFRFEGLDKSTRLMGIDTEETFKDSDAELKVNDIASYWAEYYAHKKDSSSKPAKIESPFGYQTWQWTKELFKDVVKVRLEVDDYKRVIDMFNRYLVYIIAIKEDGTEFNYNIECVKLGYSPYFSKYGYVARFDKEFKAAQKYAQDKKLGIWSGKELCYPDYTERLLWWDKRGDQIRKFETEYAGKPGYYSMLDQSDFNKLASHMGDTVTIFGNISRVITDNNPYIAKLEINEYDTIDLVFFKQHMDLVKELKLDDPVGYYIYAKGKLTEYKGKKQIIIEDKSQIWEE
- a CDS encoding TatD family hydrolase; translated protein: MFIDTHAHLNYPDIVKNIDDVLSRAEDVGVESIIVPATTYKTSIEIIELVQKHKMLYAAVGIHPTDLKDFEESHLPKIEELAKEHKVAAIGEIGLDYYWEPYDRELEIMVLTEQLRIAKRSSLPVILHNRKSTDDLMRIVKEEWDGGKLRGQFHSFSAGLDEAKECISMGFYISFTGNITYKPNESTYTAYEIVKNTAAEHILLETDTPYLPPVPYRGKQNEPAYVKHTALKIAELKGMGIEEVGKITTENAKRLYGI